A single window of Acetohalobium arabaticum DSM 5501 DNA harbors:
- the rpsF gene encoding 30S ribosomal protein S6 produces the protein MRKYETMFIVNPDLEDDATEEIVEKITDTIDENKGEISNIDKWGTKNLAYELDDHKAGYYTVVNFEGESETIDELERAYRLDDNILRFIILRDEQ, from the coding sequence ATGCGTAAGTATGAAACAATGTTTATTGTAAATCCTGACTTAGAAGATGACGCTACTGAGGAAATAGTAGAAAAGATCACCGATACTATTGATGAAAATAAAGGAGAAATCAGCAATATCGATAAGTGGGGAACTAAAAATCTAGCTTATGAATTAGATGATCATAAGGCTGGGTATTATACTGTTGTTAATTTCGAAGGCGAATCTGAAACTATAGATGAATTAGAAAGAGCCTATAGATTGGATGATAATATTTTAAGATTTATTATTCTGCGTGATGAGCAGTAA